From Parasteatoda tepidariorum isolate YZ-2023 chromosome 1, CAS_Ptep_4.0, whole genome shotgun sequence, one genomic window encodes:
- the LOC122269247 gene encoding uncharacterized protein has product MGKKSDFTEFQSGKIVGARCVGTSISKTAALVKCSRAAVVNVYKEWTIKHKTGSQRQTCGRHRVLNARSERRLARVVQRNRRATVRQIASDLNQGATVNVSERTVRRTLRRIGYGSRRLKGWS; this is encoded by the coding sequence AtgggaaagaaaagtgattttaCTGAATTTCAAAGTGGAAAGATTGTGGGTGCGAGATGTGTCGGAACGAGCATCAGCAAAACGGCTGCACTTGTGAAGTGTTCTAGAGCAGCAGTTGTTAATGTGTACAAAGAATGGACAATCAAGCACAAAACCGGATCTCAACGTCAGACTTGTGGTCGTCACAGGGTACTGAATGCTCGATCAGAGAGAAGGCTGGCCAGGGTTGTGCAGCGCAATAGGAGAGCAACAGTGCGACAAATTGCAAGTGATCTTAATCAAGGAGCAACTGTGAACGTCTCTGAACGTACTGTTCGACGCACATTGCGCCGTATAGGGTATGGAAGCAGACGACTGaaggggtggtcataa